One window of the Bacillota bacterium genome contains the following:
- the vorB gene encoding 3-methyl-2-oxobutanoate dehydrogenase subunit VorB, producing MAKQLMKGNEAIGEAAITAGCRHFFGYPITPQNELPQYMSRRMPQVDGVFLQAESEVSAINMVYGAAGAGARVMTSSSSPGISLKQEGISYIAGAELPCVIVNIIRGGPGLGGIQPAQSDYLQATKGGGHGDYRLIVFGPASVQEMVDMTMEAFDIADYYRAPVLILGDGVLGQMMEPVEFNKPKSRELKPKDWATTGAAGRGPNIINSLAMQPEKLEEHNWRLQEKYKQIKENEQRFELYNCDDAELVLVAYGTTSRIVKSAVNQLREHGIKAGLLRPISLWPFPEKAFAQLPDSVKAFLAVEMSAGQMVEDVRLTVNGARPVEFFGRTGGMIPSPTEIIEKAKAVLGGDR from the coding sequence ATGGCTAAACAACTGATGAAGGGTAACGAAGCGATTGGCGAAGCGGCAATTACTGCCGGCTGTAGACATTTCTTTGGTTACCCAATCACACCGCAAAACGAACTGCCCCAGTACATGTCCCGCCGTATGCCCCAGGTAGATGGCGTGTTTTTGCAGGCCGAAAGTGAAGTCTCGGCTATCAACATGGTGTATGGTGCTGCCGGCGCCGGCGCCCGGGTTATGACATCTTCTTCCAGCCCCGGCATCAGCCTCAAGCAAGAAGGAATTTCCTATATAGCCGGCGCTGAATTGCCCTGTGTAATTGTCAACATCATTCGCGGTGGCCCCGGGCTCGGCGGCATTCAGCCCGCCCAGTCAGATTATCTCCAGGCCACTAAGGGCGGCGGCCATGGTGATTACCGCCTTATCGTCTTTGGTCCTGCCAGTGTTCAGGAAATGGTCGATATGACCATGGAGGCCTTCGATATTGCCGACTATTATCGCGCCCCTGTCCTAATCTTGGGCGATGGCGTGCTTGGCCAAATGATGGAACCGGTTGAATTCAACAAGCCCAAGAGTCGTGAGCTCAAGCCCAAGGACTGGGCGACAACCGGCGCAGCCGGTCGGGGACCGAACATCATCAATTCACTGGCAATGCAGCCGGAGAAGCTGGAAGAGCATAACTGGCGCCTGCAAGAAAAATATAAGCAAATTAAAGAAAACGAGCAGCGCTTTGAACTGTATAATTGTGATGACGCCGAGCTGGTCCTTGTTGCCTACGGCACCACCTCCCGGATCGTAAAAAGCGCAGTAAATCAATTGCGGGAGCATGGCATTAAGGCCGGTTTGCTGCGACCGATTAGTCTTTGGCCGTTCCCTGAGAAAGCTTTTGCCCAGCTGCCTGACAGCGTCAAGGCTTTTCTTGCTGTAGAAATGAGCGCCGGCCAGATGGTTGAAGATGTGCGCTTGACTGTAAACGGCGCCCGTCCTGTGGAATTCTTCGGCCGGACCGGCGGAATGATCCCCTCTCCCACAGAAATCATTGAAAAAGCAAAAGCAGTCCTGGGAGGTGACCGGTAA
- a CDS encoding 4Fe-4S dicluster domain-containing protein, translating into MPKVEFDRDRCKGCELCVSVCPTKIVVMDEKINKKGYRAATVREMDKCIGCAMCARICPDVVIKVYK; encoded by the coding sequence TTGCCCAAAGTAGAATTTGACCGCGATCGCTGCAAAGGGTGTGAACTCTGTGTAAGCGTCTGTCCGACAAAAATCGTTGTGATGGACGAGAAGATTAACAAAAAAGGATATCGGGCCGCTACGGTCAGGGAGATGGACAAATGTATCGGCTGCGCAATGTGCGCCCGCATTTGTCCCGATGTCGTAATCAAAGTATATAAGTAG
- a CDS encoding butyrate kinase, translating into MTAKHRLLVINPGSTSTKIAVYEADRPMLEQTLRHSSDELKQYESIIDQYQFRKDVILETLHSQGINLNKLSAVVGRGGLLKPIAGGTYTVNELMLEHLRQGLQGQHASNLGGIIAWEIASQFDIQAFIVDPVVVDELNPEARISGMPEIERRSIFHALNQKAVARRAAAELNSDYDKVNLIVVHLGGGISVGAHCRGRVVDVNNALDGEGPFSPERAGGLPVGDLVKLCFSGKYSQQELYKKLVGQGGLVAYLGTNDGREVQERVSAGDKDAELIYRAMTYQVAKEIGSCAAVLRGDVDAVVLTGGLAYDRELLVPWIEERVSFIAPVKVYPGEDEMLALALGGLRVLEGREQAREYK; encoded by the coding sequence ATGACTGCCAAACACCGCCTGTTGGTAATTAATCCCGGCTCCACCTCAACCAAAATTGCTGTTTACGAAGCAGACCGGCCGATGTTGGAGCAGACATTGCGCCATAGCAGTGATGAACTGAAACAGTACGAATCGATCATCGACCAATACCAGTTCCGCAAAGATGTAATTCTTGAGACGCTCCATAGCCAGGGGATAAATCTCAACAAGCTGTCGGCTGTTGTTGGCAGGGGCGGGCTGCTGAAGCCAATCGCCGGTGGCACGTACACTGTCAATGAGTTGATGTTGGAGCATTTACGTCAGGGCCTGCAGGGTCAGCATGCTTCGAACCTAGGTGGCATTATTGCCTGGGAAATCGCGAGCCAATTTGATATTCAGGCGTTTATTGTCGACCCGGTGGTGGTTGATGAGCTGAACCCAGAGGCAAGGATTTCCGGCATGCCTGAAATTGAAAGACGCAGTATCTTCCATGCTCTCAATCAAAAGGCGGTTGCCCGCCGGGCTGCTGCAGAGCTTAATAGTGATTATGACAAGGTGAATCTGATTGTCGTACATTTGGGTGGCGGCATTTCCGTAGGCGCCCATTGTCGCGGCCGGGTTGTGGATGTAAATAACGCATTAGATGGTGAAGGTCCATTTTCGCCGGAACGGGCCGGCGGCCTGCCGGTGGGGGATTTGGTCAAGCTCTGTTTCAGTGGCAAGTACAGCCAGCAAGAGCTCTATAAAAAGCTTGTAGGACAAGGGGGCCTTGTCGCCTATCTGGGAACAAATGACGGGCGGGAAGTACAGGAGCGCGTCAGTGCAGGCGATAAGGATGCGGAATTAATTTACCGGGCCATGACTTATCAGGTGGCCAAAGAGATAGGCAGCTGTGCCGCGGTGCTGCGGGGCGATGTCGATGCCGTTGTGCTGACCGGTGGCCTTGCATACGACCGGGAACTGCTGGTGCCCTGGATTGAGGAGCGGGTATCGTTTATTGCGCCGGTGAAAGTTTATCCCGGGGAAGACGAAATGCTGGCCCTTGCCCTGGGTGGACTCAGGGTGCTGGAAGGAAGGGAACAGGCCAGGGAATACAAGTAA
- a CDS encoding Glu/Leu/Phe/Val dehydrogenase gives MLIFEYMEKYGFEQLVFCHDKTSGLKAMIAIHDTTLGPALGGTRFWNYDSEDEAIEDVLRLARGMTYKAAAAGLNLGGGKAVIIGDSRKDKSEELWRAFGRFVQSLNGRYITAEDVGTAVQDMDIVNLETDFVTGVSKAKGSSGDPSPKTAYGTFRGMQACAKELWDSDDLKDKVVAVQGVGHVGYYLCQYLHEVGAKLIVCDINQEAIDKVVNEFGAKVVEPDAIYGVECDIFAPCALGAIINDETIPQFKFKIIAGAANNVLKEDRHGDVIHEKGILYAPDYVINAGGLMNVADELNGYNEERAMAKVSTIYDNIAKVIEIAKRDNIPTYKAADRMAEERIEKIGRVRSNFIQR, from the coding sequence ATGTTGATTTTTGAGTACATGGAGAAATACGGTTTCGAGCAACTGGTATTCTGTCATGACAAAACTTCCGGTCTCAAGGCAATGATTGCAATTCATGACACCACTTTGGGGCCCGCACTGGGCGGCACCCGCTTCTGGAACTATGACAGCGAAGACGAAGCAATTGAGGACGTTCTGCGTCTGGCCCGGGGTATGACCTATAAGGCGGCAGCAGCCGGCCTGAATCTGGGCGGCGGTAAGGCAGTTATCATCGGCGACTCCAGAAAGGACAAGAGCGAAGAGCTGTGGCGTGCCTTTGGCCGCTTTGTCCAGAGCCTCAATGGCCGCTATATCACTGCTGAGGACGTAGGAACTGCTGTTCAGGACATGGATATTGTCAACCTGGAAACTGATTTTGTCACCGGCGTCTCCAAGGCCAAGGGCAGCAGCGGCGACCCCTCGCCTAAGACCGCTTACGGCACCTTCCGTGGCATGCAGGCTTGCGCCAAGGAACTCTGGGACTCCGACGACCTCAAAGACAAAGTCGTTGCCGTGCAGGGTGTTGGCCATGTTGGTTACTATCTCTGCCAGTACCTGCATGAAGTTGGCGCCAAGCTGATTGTCTGTGATATCAACCAGGAAGCGATTGACAAGGTTGTCAACGAATTTGGCGCCAAAGTTGTTGAGCCCGATGCCATCTATGGTGTGGAATGCGATATCTTCGCCCCCTGCGCTTTGGGTGCTATCATTAACGATGAAACTATTCCCCAATTTAAATTCAAAATTATTGCCGGCGCAGCCAACAACGTCCTCAAGGAAGACCGTCATGGTGACGTTATCCACGAAAAAGGCATCCTCTACGCCCCCGATTATGTTATTAACGCCGGCGGTTTGATGAATGTCGCCGATGAATTGAATGGCTACAATGAGGAGCGGGCGATGGCCAAGGTTTCCACAATTTATGACAACATCGCCAAGGTTATCGAAATTGCCAAACGGGATAATATCCCCACTTACAAAGCTGCTGATCGTATGGCTGAAGAACGTATCGAGAAGATTGGCCGGGTACGCAGCAACTTCATTCAGCGTTAG
- a CDS encoding bifunctional enoyl-CoA hydratase/phosphate acetyltransferase, whose protein sequence is MFTKMEQILEAARTLPNRRRLVVAAAQDKDALQAVGDALTWGVVSVTLVGDEDTIKSVAAEVGLDLAQCSLLNEPDPVQAAKTAVAMVSGGQADLVMKGKVGTADILRAVLDKDEGLRTDRLLSHVAVLEVEGYERLFMLTDGAMNIAPDLEQKIQIAQNAVDVANALGIEEPRIAPLTAVEVVNPKMQATIDADGLAKAAARGEIGRAIVSGPIALDGAVSAKSAEIKGITGPVAGNADILLVPMIEAGNVLYKSIIYFARSRAAGVIAGARAPVVLTSRSDSREAKLNSIALGAIIAAQGK, encoded by the coding sequence ATGTTTACCAAAATGGAGCAGATTCTGGAAGCTGCCAGGACGTTGCCCAATCGTCGACGTCTGGTTGTGGCCGCGGCCCAGGATAAAGATGCGCTGCAGGCTGTTGGCGATGCGCTTACTTGGGGAGTCGTGTCTGTCACGTTGGTTGGCGATGAGGATACGATTAAATCGGTGGCCGCTGAAGTTGGTTTAGATCTTGCGCAATGTTCGCTGCTCAATGAGCCGGATCCTGTTCAAGCCGCCAAAACAGCTGTAGCCATGGTAAGCGGCGGGCAGGCAGACCTGGTGATGAAAGGCAAAGTTGGAACCGCAGATATTCTCCGGGCAGTTTTGGATAAGGACGAGGGGCTGAGAACAGACCGCCTGCTCAGTCACGTGGCAGTCTTGGAAGTGGAGGGCTATGAGCGTTTGTTTATGCTCACCGACGGCGCCATGAATATCGCGCCGGACTTGGAACAGAAGATTCAGATTGCCCAGAACGCCGTTGATGTTGCCAATGCCTTGGGAATTGAGGAGCCACGGATTGCGCCACTGACTGCAGTGGAGGTTGTCAATCCCAAGATGCAGGCTACCATTGACGCCGACGGCCTTGCGAAAGCGGCTGCGAGGGGCGAAATCGGCAGAGCGATTGTTTCCGGGCCAATTGCCTTGGATGGCGCTGTCAGCGCCAAGTCCGCTGAAATTAAGGGTATTACCGGACCGGTGGCAGGCAATGCCGACATTCTGCTGGTTCCGATGATTGAAGCTGGCAATGTGTTGTATAAGTCAATCATTTACTTTGCCCGTTCACGGGCTGCGGGGGTCATTGCCGGCGCACGCGCTCCTGTTGTTCTGACCTCACGGTCAGACAGCCGGGAAGCTAAGTTAAATTCAATTGCCCTGGGCGCCATTATTGCCGCTCAAGGCAAGTAA
- the buk gene encoding butyrate kinase has protein sequence MTQWILAINPGSTSTKLAIFQGTDQFASETLRHQVDELAPVISDQLDYRLKLVEEWLEKTPVRDQLSAVVGRGGLLKPLAGGTYPVNQQMLADLRVGVQGQHASNLGGLIAHALGERLGIPAFIVDPVAVDEFIPEARVSGMPEIPRRSLSHALNIRAVAHRAAEDLGQPLGEANMIVVHLGGGISVAPLLAGRMLDVNNANEAGPFSPERTGGLPAGDLLKMAFSGEYTESELLRKLTRQGGLLAYLGSNDGMEIENRILDGDQEAEAVFYAMAYQVAKEVGAMAAVLSGAVRAIVITGGLAHSDRLVGWIKDHVRFIAPVLIYPGEDELQALVEGCLRVLSGAEQPREYV, from the coding sequence ATGACCCAATGGATACTGGCCATAAACCCTGGCTCAACTTCAACCAAGCTGGCAATTTTTCAAGGTACCGATCAATTTGCTTCCGAGACTCTGCGGCACCAAGTAGATGAATTGGCGCCTGTAATTAGTGATCAACTAGACTACCGTCTCAAGCTTGTGGAAGAGTGGTTGGAGAAGACCCCGGTTCGGGATCAGTTGTCTGCTGTGGTTGGCCGGGGAGGCCTGTTGAAACCGCTAGCCGGTGGCACCTATCCCGTGAACCAACAGATGCTTGCAGATCTACGTGTGGGTGTACAGGGTCAACATGCTTCAAATCTTGGTGGATTGATTGCCCATGCTCTAGGAGAGCGACTGGGCATACCTGCATTCATCGTTGATCCGGTGGCTGTTGATGAGTTCATTCCTGAGGCGCGGGTTTCGGGCATGCCGGAAATACCTAGGCGCAGTCTGTCCCACGCCCTGAACATCCGTGCGGTCGCGCATCGGGCGGCAGAAGATTTGGGGCAGCCCCTTGGGGAGGCAAATATGATTGTCGTCCATCTTGGCGGTGGTATTTCGGTGGCGCCGCTGTTGGCCGGTCGAATGCTAGATGTGAACAATGCCAACGAGGCGGGACCATTTTCGCCGGAGCGCACCGGTGGTCTGCCGGCAGGTGACTTGCTCAAAATGGCCTTTTCCGGTGAGTATACCGAGTCAGAGCTTCTGCGCAAGTTGACCCGGCAAGGCGGGCTGCTGGCTTATCTCGGCAGCAATGACGGCATGGAGATCGAAAACCGCATTCTGGACGGTGACCAAGAAGCGGAAGCGGTGTTTTACGCCATGGCTTACCAGGTTGCCAAAGAGGTGGGGGCGATGGCTGCGGTTCTGTCCGGTGCTGTCCGGGCGATAGTGATTACCGGCGGCTTGGCTCATTCAGACCGTTTGGTTGGCTGGATCAAAGACCATGTGCGCTTTATTGCTCCGGTGTTGATTTATCCCGGCGAAGATGAACTCCAGGCCCTGGTTGAGGGGTGCTTGCGGGTCCTTTCCGGAGCTGAGCAGCCCCGGGAATATGTTTAG
- a CDS encoding amino acid dehydrogenase, with protein MVQIIREVGGLKIFETMAKEGHEQLFFNHDRTTGLKSLIAIHDSTLGPALGGCRMWNYDTEEEAVLDVLRLSKGMTFKSAVSGVDYGGGKSLIWGNPATDKSEGLFRAFARYVEVLNGRFMTGTDVGTTFDDFVIALKETKYVGALPAEYGGGGNSGIITAYGTWRAIKAVAKELFGNDELKDKVIAVQGLGKVGLHLVGHLIEEGAKVIGCDINEDNIKAVQEKYQIEIVAPDSIYDVECDIYSPNALGGVLNDDTIPRLKCKGIAGAANNVLAEPRHAQAVADRGILYAPDYVANAGGLIQVADELEGYNKERAFRKASMIYNRLLDIFAAAKEQGITTDEAANKLVEQRLNEIGRITRNYVGK; from the coding sequence ATGGTACAAATAATAAGGGAGGTAGGGGGCTTGAAGATTTTTGAGACTATGGCAAAGGAAGGTCATGAACAGCTGTTTTTTAATCATGATCGCACCACAGGGTTAAAGTCGTTGATAGCCATCCATGACAGCACTCTTGGACCGGCGTTAGGTGGATGCCGGATGTGGAATTACGACACCGAAGAGGAAGCTGTTCTGGACGTATTGCGGCTATCCAAGGGGATGACCTTCAAATCCGCGGTTTCTGGTGTGGACTATGGCGGCGGCAAATCACTTATCTGGGGCAATCCCGCTACAGACAAATCCGAAGGCTTGTTCAGGGCTTTTGCTCGCTATGTCGAGGTACTTAACGGCCGCTTCATGACCGGGACCGATGTGGGAACCACCTTTGATGATTTTGTTATTGCGCTGAAAGAAACCAAGTATGTTGGGGCATTGCCGGCTGAATATGGTGGCGGTGGCAACTCTGGAATTATCACTGCATATGGCACCTGGCGGGCAATCAAGGCCGTCGCCAAGGAGCTGTTTGGCAACGACGAGCTTAAGGACAAGGTCATCGCTGTCCAAGGGCTGGGCAAGGTTGGTTTGCATTTGGTAGGACACCTGATTGAAGAAGGCGCCAAGGTTATTGGTTGTGATATCAACGAAGACAACATAAAGGCTGTACAAGAGAAATATCAGATTGAGATTGTGGCTCCCGACAGTATTTATGACGTGGAATGCGACATCTATTCTCCCAACGCATTGGGTGGCGTGCTCAATGACGACACCATCCCTCGGTTGAAGTGCAAAGGTATAGCCGGCGCTGCCAATAACGTTCTGGCAGAACCAAGGCACGCTCAGGCAGTCGCCGACCGCGGCATTCTTTACGCGCCGGATTATGTTGCCAATGCAGGCGGTCTGATCCAGGTAGCTGACGAGTTGGAAGGTTACAATAAAGAAAGGGCTTTCCGCAAGGCGTCCATGATTTATAACCGTTTGTTGGATATCTTTGCAGCCGCCAAAGAACAAGGGATAACAACCGATGAAGCCGCGAACAAGCTTGTCGAGCAGCGGTTAAACGAAATCGGCCGGATTACAAGGAATTATGTAGGGAAATAG
- a CDS encoding sigma-54-dependent transcriptional regulator, translating to MHDGLVAVDVQGKITHINSAAAEILGTRREQALGKPVGTIIPNSRLPRVLASGVEELNKQQQLDDQIILTSRIPLQDDAGKVIGAMAVFRNISEVRKQAEEITNLREIQGMLEAIINATQDAISVVDTEGKGILFNPAYKRLTGFAESDVLGKPATVDIAEGESVHMRVLSEKMPMRGVQLRVGPAKKEVLVDAAPIIVNDQLKGSVAVIHDISEIKRLTEELDKAKQIIRTLEAKYDFNDIIAENREMVRAVEQARKVAETPATILLLGESGTGKELFAHAIHNSSRRRYNQFIRVNCAALSDNLLESELFGYVEGAFTGARRGGKKGLFEQASGGTIFLDEIGEVSLSVQAKLLRVLQEKEITRVGDTATITVDVRVIAATNIDLESAVVAGKFREDLYYRISVVPIYIPPLRTRREEIPRLARHLLRKFNQEYGRVVEDLSPEVLETLQAYDWPGNVRELENVLGRAIINMRFNETIIRPGHLPELNSEMPRAVDAGVTEADVAASLDEAVGQFEKQYIQRILERNRGNKTQTARDLNISLRSLYYKIERHGLA from the coding sequence ATGCATGATGGCTTGGTCGCTGTCGATGTTCAGGGTAAAATCACCCACATTAACTCTGCTGCGGCGGAGATTCTCGGCACCCGCAGAGAACAGGCGCTGGGAAAACCGGTGGGAACGATTATACCTAATTCCCGTTTGCCGCGGGTGCTGGCTTCGGGCGTTGAGGAGCTGAACAAACAGCAACAGCTGGATGATCAGATAATCCTCACCAGCAGAATCCCATTGCAGGATGATGCCGGCAAGGTTATCGGAGCAATGGCGGTGTTTCGAAATATCTCAGAAGTGCGTAAACAAGCCGAAGAAATTACAAATCTCCGGGAAATTCAGGGGATGCTTGAGGCAATTATCAATGCTACCCAGGACGCAATCTCTGTGGTGGACACCGAGGGCAAGGGGATTCTCTTTAACCCTGCCTATAAACGCCTGACCGGATTCGCCGAATCTGATGTCTTGGGCAAACCGGCCACAGTAGACATTGCCGAAGGCGAAAGCGTTCATATGCGGGTACTGTCGGAAAAAATGCCAATGCGGGGCGTACAGTTGCGGGTTGGCCCGGCAAAAAAAGAGGTGCTGGTCGATGCGGCGCCAATCATTGTTAATGACCAGCTTAAAGGCAGTGTGGCGGTAATTCACGATATTTCTGAGATCAAGCGGCTCACGGAAGAATTGGATAAGGCCAAACAGATTATTCGGACGTTGGAAGCAAAATATGATTTTAATGATATTATCGCCGAAAATCGGGAAATGGTCCGGGCGGTTGAACAGGCGCGAAAAGTTGCCGAGACCCCGGCAACAATTTTGTTGTTGGGAGAGAGTGGCACCGGTAAGGAGCTCTTCGCCCATGCAATTCATAATTCCAGTAGGCGTCGTTATAATCAGTTTATTCGGGTGAACTGTGCGGCGCTTTCTGACAATCTGCTGGAGAGCGAGTTGTTTGGTTATGTTGAAGGCGCTTTTACCGGCGCCCGTCGCGGTGGCAAGAAGGGACTGTTTGAACAGGCCAGCGGCGGAACCATTTTTCTTGATGAGATTGGCGAAGTAAGTTTAAGCGTGCAAGCCAAACTGCTGCGCGTCTTGCAGGAGAAGGAGATTACCCGCGTTGGGGACACCGCTACAATTACTGTCGATGTGCGGGTAATTGCAGCTACTAATATTGACTTAGAGTCGGCAGTAGTTGCCGGCAAATTTAGGGAAGATCTCTATTACCGGATCAGTGTTGTGCCGATTTATATTCCGCCCCTGCGCACCCGCCGGGAGGAGATTCCCCGATTGGCAAGACATCTTTTGCGCAAGTTTAATCAGGAATACGGGCGTGTGGTGGAGGATTTGTCTCCAGAAGTTTTGGAAACATTACAGGCCTACGACTGGCCGGGAAATGTGCGGGAGTTGGAGAATGTCCTGGGACGGGCGATCATAAACATGCGATTCAATGAAACGATCATTCGTCCGGGACACTTGCCCGAGTTGAACAGCGAAATGCCCCGGGCGGTGGATGCGGGGGTAACCGAGGCCGATGTTGCGGCATCGCTGGATGAAGCAGTCGGCCAGTTCGAAAAGCAATATATTCAGCGTATTCTGGAGCGCAATCGGGGAAATAAGACCCAAACGGCGCGCGACTTGAATATCTCGCTGCGCAGTCTTTATTATAAGATTGAGCGCCACGGCCTTGCTTGA